One segment of Streptomyces bathyalis DNA contains the following:
- a CDS encoding GntR family transcriptional regulator, with amino-acid sequence MTADTDSGLELSELAADRALLGRTSTAERVAGILRERIAQGFFLPGVRLSEERIGNALGVSRNTLREAFRLLTHERLLVHRLNKGAFVRVLSAADIADIYRVRNLVECAAVRGLEDPPYPLEQVAGAVADGERAAERNEWNDCGTANIHFHQALAGLAGSERTDDLMRGVLAELRLAFHVMDDPRRFYEPYLSRNREILTTLEDGDAEGAERMLGFYLEDSRRQVIEAYPEQRG; translated from the coding sequence ATGACCGCCGATACCGACTCCGGCCTGGAGCTGTCCGAACTCGCCGCTGACCGCGCCCTGTTGGGCCGCACCAGCACGGCCGAGCGGGTCGCCGGCATCCTGCGTGAACGTATCGCACAGGGTTTCTTCCTACCCGGGGTCCGGCTCTCCGAAGAGCGCATCGGGAACGCCCTGGGCGTCTCTCGCAACACCTTGCGGGAGGCGTTCCGGCTGCTCACGCACGAGAGACTGCTGGTCCACCGGCTCAACAAGGGCGCGTTCGTACGCGTCCTCTCGGCGGCGGACATCGCGGACATCTACCGCGTACGGAACCTCGTCGAGTGCGCCGCCGTGCGCGGGCTGGAAGACCCGCCGTACCCGCTGGAGCAGGTCGCCGGCGCGGTGGCGGACGGAGAGCGCGCCGCCGAGCGGAACGAGTGGAACGACTGCGGCACCGCCAACATCCACTTCCACCAGGCCCTCGCGGGACTCGCGGGCAGCGAGCGAACCGACGACCTGATGCGCGGCGTGCTGGCGGAGCTGCGGCTGGCGTTCCACGTCATGGACGACCCGCGCCGCTTCTACGAGCCCTACCTCTCCCGCAACCGCGAGATCCTCACCACCCTCGAGGACGGGGACGCCGAGGGCGCGGAACGAATGCTCGGCTTCTACCTGGAGGACTCGCGGCGCCAGGTCATCGAGGCCTATCCGGAGCAGCGCGGCTGA
- a CDS encoding LamB/YcsF family protein, with protein MIDLNADLGEGFGRWELTDDDALLNSVTSANIACGFHAGDPLTMRRVCERAAAEGVRIGAQVSYRDLAGFGRRNMDVPAAELAAEVAYQIGALEIFARAAGAAVAYVKPHGALYNRCVRDTEQAAAVVEGIRMAGAPLPVLGLPGSELHSAAAAVGLPVIDEAFADRGYRPDGTLVPRSEPGAVLTDPEQVVARSIAIAEGKDVAAVDGRPLRLPARSLCLHGDTPDAARLARRIRDELTDAGITVRAFA; from the coding sequence ATGATCGACCTCAACGCCGACCTGGGAGAGGGCTTCGGCCGGTGGGAACTCACCGACGACGACGCCCTGCTGAACTCGGTCACCAGCGCCAACATCGCCTGCGGCTTCCATGCCGGCGATCCCCTCACCATGCGCCGCGTCTGCGAGCGGGCCGCGGCCGAGGGGGTGCGGATCGGGGCCCAGGTCTCCTACCGCGACCTGGCCGGATTCGGCCGCCGCAACATGGACGTGCCGGCCGCCGAACTGGCCGCCGAGGTCGCCTATCAGATCGGTGCCCTGGAGATCTTCGCCCGGGCCGCGGGCGCCGCCGTCGCCTACGTCAAGCCGCACGGCGCGCTCTACAACCGCTGCGTGCGCGACACCGAGCAGGCCGCCGCCGTCGTCGAGGGCATACGGATGGCAGGCGCGCCTCTGCCCGTGCTGGGGCTGCCCGGATCCGAACTGCACAGCGCCGCCGCGGCCGTCGGCCTTCCCGTGATCGACGAGGCTTTCGCCGACCGCGGCTACCGCCCCGACGGCACCCTCGTGCCCCGCAGTGAACCCGGCGCCGTCCTCACCGACCCCGAGCAGGTCGTCGCCCGCTCGATCGCCATCGCCGAAGGGAAGGACGTCGCCGCCGTCGACGGCAGGCCGCTGCGTCTGCCCGCCCGCTCCCTCTGCCTGCACGGCGACACCCCGGACGCCGCCCGCCTGGCCCGCCGGATACGCGACGAGCTGACGGACGCCGGGATCACGGTACGGGCGTTCGCGTGA
- a CDS encoding 5-oxoprolinase subunit B family protein, which produces MSGAATALGGHGSERVVLPVGRHGLLIELPGAEAAEAFHAEVLRRRSAGLLPGVTEIVPGARTVLLDGLAEPRRLAAEVGEWEVPPLERGSESAVEITIRYDGPDLADVAGMWGVAPEEVGRLHAATSFRVAFCGFAPGFGYLTGLPEEYHVPRRSDPRTKVPAGSVGLAGPYTGVYPRSSPGGWQLIGTAVGTVLWDAAREPAALFAPGTRVRFVPEGGTE; this is translated from the coding sequence GTGAGCGGCGCGGCCACGGCCTTGGGCGGGCACGGGAGCGAGCGTGTGGTCCTCCCCGTCGGGCGTCACGGTCTGCTGATCGAACTGCCCGGGGCGGAGGCGGCCGAGGCGTTCCACGCCGAAGTGCTGCGCCGCCGCTCCGCCGGGCTGCTGCCCGGCGTGACGGAGATCGTGCCGGGCGCCCGCACCGTACTGCTGGACGGGCTGGCCGAACCGCGGCGCCTCGCGGCGGAGGTGGGGGAGTGGGAGGTCCCGCCGCTCGAGCGCGGCAGCGAGTCAGCCGTGGAGATCACCATCCGCTACGACGGGCCGGACCTGGCGGATGTCGCCGGCATGTGGGGCGTCGCCCCCGAGGAGGTCGGGCGGCTGCACGCCGCCACCTCCTTCCGCGTCGCCTTCTGCGGCTTCGCGCCAGGATTCGGCTACCTCACCGGACTGCCCGAGGAGTACCACGTGCCGCGCCGGTCCGATCCCCGTACGAAGGTCCCGGCGGGCTCGGTCGGGCTGGCCGGCCCGTACACCGGCGTCTATCCACGCTCCTCGCCCGGCGGCTGGCAACTGATCGGCACAGCCGTGGGAACCGTGCTGTGGGACGCCGCACGTGAGCCCGCGGCGCTCTTCGCACCCGGCACCCGTGTCCGTTTCGTCCCGGAGGGCGGAACGGAATGA
- a CDS encoding biotin-dependent carboxyltransferase family protein: MTDPADSTGSGSSSGSTGSTGSTGSAGRARARAAAELHAVRAGALTTVQDLGRPGHAHLGVPRSGALDEPAHRLANRLLGNPENAATLETTLDGCAVLVTAGGQGRSGPPPADPKVTAGGETSRGPVTEAVVTGAPCAVTVDGRPAPWGVPFRLAAGAVLDVGPAERGLRSYIAFSGGVDAEPVLGSRATDLLSGLGPEPLRDGARLPLGATSAAGPRHGAAIDTAPWAGPPGELVLPVVPGPRADWFTGEALRTLLTGGYRVSSASNRIGLRLEGPVLERAREGELPSEGIALGALQVPPEGRPVVFLADHPVTGGYPVIGVVPQEALAAVAQAVPGTPVRFTPVSG; the protein is encoded by the coding sequence ATGACGGACCCAGCCGACTCCACCGGCTCCGGCTCCAGCTCCGGTTCCACCGGCTCCACCGGCTCCACCGGTTCCGCCGGCCGCGCCCGGGCACGGGCCGCCGCCGAGCTCCACGCCGTACGGGCCGGGGCGCTGACCACCGTCCAGGACCTGGGGCGGCCGGGCCACGCACATCTGGGCGTGCCCCGTTCGGGAGCGCTGGACGAGCCCGCTCACCGGCTCGCCAACCGGCTTCTGGGCAACCCGGAGAACGCCGCCACCCTGGAGACCACGCTCGACGGCTGCGCGGTGCTCGTCACCGCGGGCGGTCAGGGCCGCTCAGGCCCTCCGCCCGCAGATCCGAAGGTCACGGCCGGCGGGGAGACTTCACGGGGTCCCGTCACCGAGGCAGTGGTCACGGGCGCCCCCTGCGCGGTCACCGTGGACGGGCGGCCCGCGCCGTGGGGCGTCCCCTTCCGGCTGGCCGCGGGAGCCGTGCTGGACGTCGGGCCCGCCGAACGGGGGCTGCGCAGCTACATCGCCTTCTCCGGCGGCGTCGACGCCGAGCCGGTGCTCGGCAGCCGCGCCACCGATCTGCTCTCCGGGCTCGGCCCCGAACCGCTGCGCGACGGTGCCCGGCTGCCGCTGGGTGCCACCTCCGCAGCCGGGCCGCGTCATGGGGCCGCCATCGACACCGCGCCCTGGGCCGGTCCGCCCGGCGAACTGGTGCTGCCCGTGGTCCCGGGGCCGCGTGCCGACTGGTTCACCGGCGAGGCGCTGCGCACCCTCCTCACCGGCGGCTACCGCGTCTCCTCCGCCAGCAACCGCATAGGCCTTCGCCTCGAAGGGCCGGTGCTGGAGCGGGCGCGCGAGGGTGAACTCCCCAGCGAGGGCATCGCGTTGGGCGCCCTCCAGGTGCCTCCGGAAGGGCGGCCGGTCGTCTTCCTCGCCGACCACCCCGTCACGGGCGGTTATCCGGTGATCGGCGTCGTACCGCAGGAGGCCCTGGCCGCCGTGGCTCAGGCGGTGCCGGGCACGCCCGTGCGCTTCACCCCCGTCTCGGGGTGA
- a CDS encoding glycosyltransferase family 4 protein → MTAEAVRDTLATGDRGPAGPATLPGTPAPAAALGGHAERPLRIAMLTYKGNPFCGGQGVYVRHLSRELARLGHTVEVIGAQPYPVLDEGVTLTELPSLDLYRQPDPFRTPGRGEYRDWVDMLEVATMWTGGFPEPLTFSLRARRHLAARRGEFDIVHDNQTLGYGLLGDLGAPLVTTVHHPITVDRQLDLDAARTRTARASVRRWYGFTRMQKRVARRLPSVLTVSGSSRQEITDHLGVRQDRIHVVHIGADTGLFSPDPSVPQVPGRIVTTSSADVPLKGLVYLIEALAKVRTEVPEAHLVVVGKRPEEGPVADALARFGLSSAVEFVKGISDAELAGLVRGAQVACVPSLYEGFSLPAAEAMATGTPLVATTGGAIPEVAGKDGETCLAVAPGDAGALAAALRRLLADAGLRARLGAAGRERVLRNFTWEQAARGTAEHYRAAIAAQARASRDESGSARAACTAR, encoded by the coding sequence GTGACCGCAGAGGCCGTACGGGACACCCTGGCCACCGGAGATCGCGGACCCGCCGGGCCCGCGACTCTCCCCGGCACACCCGCCCCTGCGGCGGCCCTCGGCGGCCACGCCGAGAGGCCTCTGCGCATCGCCATGCTGACGTACAAGGGCAATCCGTTCTGCGGCGGCCAGGGCGTCTACGTCCGGCACCTCTCCCGCGAACTGGCCCGGCTGGGCCACACGGTGGAGGTGATCGGCGCCCAGCCCTACCCCGTTCTCGACGAGGGAGTCACCCTCACCGAGCTGCCGAGCCTCGACCTGTACCGGCAGCCGGACCCGTTCCGCACTCCGGGACGGGGGGAGTACCGGGACTGGGTGGACATGCTGGAGGTTGCCACGATGTGGACCGGCGGCTTCCCCGAACCGCTCACCTTCTCCCTGCGTGCGCGGCGCCATCTGGCCGCGCGCCGCGGCGAGTTCGACATCGTGCACGACAACCAGACACTCGGTTACGGACTCCTGGGCGACCTCGGGGCCCCGCTCGTGACGACGGTCCACCACCCCATCACCGTCGACCGTCAGCTGGATCTCGACGCGGCGAGGACCCGCACGGCCCGCGCCTCCGTGCGCCGCTGGTACGGCTTCACGCGCATGCAGAAGCGTGTCGCACGCAGGCTGCCGTCCGTACTGACCGTCTCCGGGTCCTCGCGGCAGGAGATCACCGACCACCTCGGGGTCCGGCAGGATCGCATCCACGTCGTCCACATCGGCGCCGACACCGGCCTGTTCTCGCCGGATCCGTCCGTTCCGCAGGTGCCCGGACGGATCGTGACGACGTCGAGCGCGGACGTGCCGCTCAAGGGCCTGGTGTATCTGATCGAGGCGCTGGCGAAGGTGCGCACCGAAGTCCCCGAGGCGCATCTGGTCGTCGTCGGCAAGCGCCCCGAGGAAGGCCCGGTGGCGGACGCGCTGGCGCGGTTCGGGCTCAGCTCGGCGGTGGAGTTCGTCAAGGGCATCAGCGACGCCGAACTGGCCGGACTGGTGCGGGGAGCACAGGTCGCGTGCGTGCCGTCGCTGTACGAGGGTTTCTCGCTGCCCGCAGCCGAGGCCATGGCGACCGGGACGCCGCTGGTGGCCACGACGGGCGGCGCCATCCCCGAAGTCGCGGGCAAGGACGGCGAGACGTGCCTCGCCGTGGCGCCGGGCGACGCGGGCGCCCTGGCCGCCGCGCTGCGACGGCTGCTGGCCGACGCCGGGCTCCGCGCCCGGCTCGGAGCCGCAGGCCGCGAACGCGTGCTGCGCAACTTCACCTGGGAGCAGGCGGCACGCGGCACCGCCGAGCACTACCGCGCCGCGATCGCCGCGCAGGCCCGCGCGTCCAGAGACGAGAGCGGCTCCGCACGGGCCGCGTGCACGGCCCGCTGA
- a CDS encoding class I SAM-dependent methyltransferase, with amino-acid sequence MLTVDFSRFPLAPGDRVLDLGCGAGRHAFECYRRGARVVALDRNAEEIREVAKWFAAMAEEGEAPAGATATAMEGDALALPFPDDSFDVVIISEVMEHIHDDKGVLAEMVRVLRPGGRIAVTVPRYGPEKVCWALSDAYHEVEGGHIRIYRADELLGRMREAGLRPYGTHHAHGLHSPYWWLKCAFGVERDGDDAALPVRAYHRLLVWDIMKKPLATRLAEKALDPLIGKSFVAYATKPHLPEGISPGAEAGPAGAAAGSGTAGAAQGHA; translated from the coding sequence GTGCTGACCGTCGACTTCTCCCGCTTCCCCCTCGCACCGGGCGACCGCGTGCTCGACCTGGGCTGCGGCGCCGGCCGGCACGCCTTCGAGTGCTACCGGCGCGGAGCGCGCGTCGTCGCGCTGGACCGCAACGCCGAGGAGATCCGCGAGGTCGCCAAGTGGTTCGCGGCGATGGCCGAGGAGGGTGAGGCGCCCGCCGGTGCGACGGCCACCGCCATGGAGGGCGACGCGCTCGCCCTGCCCTTCCCCGACGACAGCTTCGACGTCGTGATCATCTCCGAGGTGATGGAGCACATCCACGACGACAAGGGCGTTCTGGCGGAGATGGTGCGGGTGCTGCGTCCGGGCGGCCGCATCGCCGTGACGGTGCCGCGCTACGGGCCGGAGAAGGTCTGCTGGGCGCTGAGCGACGCGTACCACGAGGTCGAGGGCGGCCACATCCGCATCTACCGCGCGGACGAACTCCTCGGCAGGATGCGCGAGGCAGGTCTCCGCCCGTACGGGACGCACCACGCGCACGGCCTGCACTCGCCGTACTGGTGGCTCAAGTGCGCCTTCGGCGTCGAGCGCGACGGGGACGACGCCGCGCTCCCGGTGCGCGCCTACCACCGCCTGCTGGTCTGGGACATCATGAAGAAGCCCCTGGCGACGCGCCTCGCGGAGAAGGCCCTCGACCCGCTCATCGGCAAGAGCTTCGTGGCGTACGCGACCAAACCGCATCTGCCGGAGGGGATCTCACCCGGTGCCGAGGCCGGGCCCGCCGGTGCGGCCGCCGGGTCCGGGACGGCGGGCGCTGCCCAGGGGCACGCGTGA
- a CDS encoding prenyltransferase, protein MTTPGRTERLVLDGVLTAAQARQTVKGLLAIQRPDGAIPWFRGGHLDPWDHTESAMALDAAGEHAAAEAAYRWLAEHQLPDGSWYAAYADGEVQEPKDRARESNFCAYVAVGVWHHYLATRDETFLERMWPVVVAAVEFVLRLQLHGGQIGWKREADGTAVGEALLTGSSSVHHALRCALAMAEHREEPQPDWELALGLLGHAVRRHPERFLDKGRYSMDWYYPVLGGALRGEEARARIDEGWDRFVVPGLGVRCVLPNPWVTGGESAELALALWASGQADRARRILEWVQHLRAEDGLYWTGYVFEDDAVWPEELTSWTAGSLLLAVAALGGDEATVQVFGGEQLPEGLPPDCC, encoded by the coding sequence GTGACGACCCCGGGGCGCACCGAACGCCTCGTCCTCGACGGCGTCCTGACCGCCGCGCAGGCCCGGCAGACCGTCAAGGGACTGCTGGCGATCCAGCGTCCGGACGGTGCGATCCCGTGGTTCCGCGGCGGTCACCTCGATCCTTGGGACCACACGGAGTCCGCGATGGCACTCGACGCCGCCGGTGAACACGCGGCCGCCGAGGCCGCCTACCGCTGGCTCGCCGAGCACCAACTGCCGGACGGCTCCTGGTACGCCGCCTACGCCGACGGTGAGGTCCAGGAGCCCAAGGACCGTGCACGGGAGAGCAACTTCTGCGCATACGTCGCTGTCGGCGTCTGGCACCACTATCTCGCGACCCGCGACGAGACCTTCCTCGAGCGGATGTGGCCCGTTGTCGTGGCCGCGGTCGAGTTCGTGCTGCGGCTCCAGCTGCACGGCGGGCAGATCGGGTGGAAGCGCGAGGCCGACGGCACCGCCGTCGGGGAGGCGCTGCTCACCGGTTCCTCCTCCGTGCACCATGCGCTGCGCTGCGCTCTGGCGATGGCCGAGCACCGTGAAGAGCCCCAGCCGGACTGGGAGTTGGCGCTCGGACTGCTGGGTCACGCCGTGCGCCGGCACCCGGAGCGCTTCCTCGACAAGGGCCGCTACTCCATGGACTGGTACTACCCGGTGCTCGGCGGCGCGCTGCGCGGCGAGGAGGCCAGGGCACGCATCGACGAGGGCTGGGATCGCTTCGTCGTGCCCGGCCTCGGCGTTCGGTGCGTGCTGCCGAACCCGTGGGTGACGGGCGGCGAGAGCGCCGAACTGGCCCTGGCGCTCTGGGCGTCGGGGCAGGCGGACCGTGCGCGGCGGATCCTGGAGTGGGTGCAGCACCTGCGTGCCGAGGACGGCCTCTACTGGACCGGCTATGTCTTCGAGGACGACGCCGTCTGGCCCGAGGAGCTGACCAGCTGGACGGCGGGCTCGCTGCTGCTTGCCGTCGCGGCACTCGGCGGCGACGAGGCGACCGTGCAGGTCTTCGGCGGCGAGCAACTGCCCGAGGGACTGCCGCCGGACTGCTGCTGA
- a CDS encoding transcriptional regulator, with protein MMETPVLATSREAEFSTVRDALGVADSVLSKHLKVLADAGYVTVTKPRGSSRVRTWTALTRAGRRAYESHLAYLQQLVAHAARSTTRDDGQGAPGTDAG; from the coding sequence ATGATGGAAACTCCGGTTCTGGCCACTTCCCGTGAAGCGGAGTTCAGCACCGTACGGGACGCCCTGGGGGTCGCCGATTCGGTGCTGAGCAAGCACCTGAAGGTTCTCGCCGACGCCGGATACGTGACGGTGACCAAGCCCCGCGGCTCGAGCCGCGTACGCACCTGGACCGCCTTGACGCGTGCAGGCCGAAGGGCCTACGAGAGCCATCTGGCGTATCTGCAGCAGCTGGTCGCTCACGCGGCACGGAGCACCACCCGCGATGACGGTCAGGGGGCGCCGGGGACGGACGCCGGGTGA
- a CDS encoding N-acetylmuramoyl-L-alanine amidase, protein MSNGSPIPPDPYRPDSGAEPDTQWSPEQRRSSRTGMRLLVTLGVLAPTCFAGWLIWQSAGGAAGAGRPAPTLMPLPEDSQSRDASALPGGGPGGGGGSGADSGKPLKGMTVVIDPGHNPNNRYHAAEINRSVSIGTGRKECDTTGTATASGYSEAKFTLDLARRVRAGLRSQGATVKLTHDGRRPWGPCVDARAGAGNRADADAVVSLHADGAPAGERGFHVILPESVKEGRADTRAVTGPSRNLGNELADAFREYTGSKPASYAGDGDGTDTRGDLGGLNLTRVPKVFLECGNMRDPRDAAQLTDRKWRDRAARGVVKGIGDYLAEKR, encoded by the coding sequence GTGTCGAACGGAAGCCCGATCCCGCCCGATCCGTACCGTCCCGATTCCGGCGCCGAGCCGGACACCCAGTGGTCTCCGGAGCAGCGGCGGTCCAGCCGGACGGGAATGCGTCTGCTGGTCACGCTCGGCGTGCTGGCTCCGACGTGCTTCGCGGGCTGGCTGATCTGGCAGTCCGCCGGCGGTGCGGCGGGGGCTGGACGTCCCGCGCCGACGCTGATGCCGCTGCCGGAGGATTCACAGTCGCGTGACGCATCGGCCCTGCCGGGCGGCGGTCCGGGCGGCGGAGGCGGTTCGGGGGCGGACAGCGGGAAACCGCTGAAGGGCATGACGGTCGTGATCGACCCCGGCCACAATCCCAACAACCGCTACCACGCGGCCGAGATCAACCGCAGCGTCAGCATCGGCACCGGCCGCAAGGAGTGCGACACCACCGGGACGGCCACCGCATCCGGCTATTCCGAGGCGAAGTTCACACTCGACCTCGCCCGCCGAGTAAGGGCCGGACTGCGCTCGCAGGGGGCGACGGTGAAGCTGACGCACGACGGGCGCAGGCCGTGGGGGCCGTGCGTGGACGCCCGTGCCGGCGCGGGCAACCGCGCGGACGCCGACGCGGTCGTCTCGCTGCACGCCGACGGGGCACCGGCCGGTGAACGCGGATTCCATGTGATCCTTCCGGAGTCGGTGAAGGAGGGACGCGCCGACACCAGGGCGGTGACCGGGCCCTCGCGCAACCTGGGCAACGAACTGGCCGACGCCTTCCGTGAGTACACCGGATCGAAGCCCGCCTCCTACGCGGGGGACGGTGACGGCACGGACACACGCGGCGACCTGGGCGGGCTCAACCTCACCCGCGTGCCCAAGGTCTTCCTGGAGTGCGGCAACATGCGTGATCCGCGGGACGCCGCCCAACTGACCGACCGGAAATGGCGTGATCGCGCCGCTCGCGGAGTGGTGAAAGGCATCGGGGACTACCTCGCCGAGAAGCGCTGA
- a CDS encoding class I SAM-dependent methyltransferase, with protein sequence MPADEGLALYAAAVEAARLGLPLLEVGTYCGRSTLLLADAARDAGVTAVTVDHHRGSEEQQPGWEYHDPDVVDPHTGLMDTVPVFRRTLRAAGLEEHVVAVVGRSPRAAALWGRPLGLVFIDGGHTDEHATADYEGWVPHLARDGLLVVHDVFPDPADGGQAPYRIYRRALDSGAFREISVTRSLRVLRRTGPAL encoded by the coding sequence ATGCCCGCCGACGAGGGGCTGGCCCTGTATGCGGCCGCCGTCGAGGCCGCGCGGCTCGGCCTGCCGCTGCTGGAGGTCGGCACCTACTGCGGGCGCTCGACCCTCCTCCTCGCCGACGCCGCTCGGGACGCGGGCGTCACGGCCGTCACCGTCGACCACCACCGCGGCAGCGAGGAGCAGCAGCCGGGCTGGGAGTACCACGACCCGGACGTCGTCGATCCGCACACCGGGCTGATGGACACGGTGCCCGTCTTCCGCCGCACGCTGCGCGCGGCGGGGCTGGAGGAGCACGTCGTCGCCGTCGTCGGGCGCTCACCGCGCGCCGCCGCGCTGTGGGGACGTCCGCTGGGCCTCGTCTTCATCGACGGCGGTCATACGGACGAGCACGCAACGGCCGACTACGAGGGCTGGGTGCCGCATCTCGCGCGGGACGGGCTGCTGGTGGTGCACGACGTCTTCCCCGATCCGGCCGACGGCGGCCAGGCCCCGTACCGCATCTACAGGCGTGCGCTCGATTCCGGTGCGTTCAGGGAGATTTCGGTGACGAGGTCACTGAGAGTTCTTCGACGTACCGGTCCGGCGCTGTGA
- a CDS encoding molybdopterin-dependent oxidoreductase → MLGLGAAGLAAAPYVQRGTESVLSAVSGKDPTGVTGLLPNGGGFRYYSVAASVPRRGTRDYGLTVGGLVERRARHSLGELRAMPQRRIVRDVQCVTGWRVPSTPFEGVPLSHILDLAGVRPEATAVRFTCFDGIYSESLTLEQARRDDVLVALSMQDEPVSHQHGGPVRLYVAPMYFYKSAKWLSGIELTREVEPGYWEKRGYDIDGWVGRSNGRDDAPTAA, encoded by the coding sequence ATGCTCGGGCTGGGCGCCGCGGGGCTGGCCGCCGCCCCCTACGTGCAGCGCGGCACCGAGAGCGTTCTGAGTGCCGTCTCCGGCAAGGACCCGACCGGCGTCACCGGTCTGCTCCCCAACGGAGGGGGATTCCGCTACTACTCCGTGGCCGCGTCCGTTCCGCGCCGCGGGACCCGCGACTACGGGCTCACGGTCGGCGGCCTCGTCGAACGCCGCGCCCGCCACAGCCTCGGCGAGCTGCGCGCGATGCCGCAGCGGCGCATCGTGCGCGACGTGCAGTGCGTGACGGGCTGGCGCGTGCCCAGCACCCCCTTCGAAGGAGTGCCGCTCTCCCACATCCTCGACCTGGCCGGTGTGCGTCCCGAGGCCACCGCCGTCCGCTTCACCTGCTTCGACGGCATCTACAGCGAGAGCCTCACGCTCGAACAGGCCCGGCGCGACGACGTGCTGGTCGCGCTGAGCATGCAGGACGAGCCCGTCAGCCACCAACACGGCGGCCCCGTACGGCTGTACGTCGCGCCGATGTACTTCTACAAGTCGGCGAAGTGGCTCTCCGGCATCGAGCTCACCCGCGAAGTGGAGCCCGGTTACTGGGAGAAGCGGGGCTACGACATCGACGGCTGGGTCGGCAGATCGAACGGACGTGATGATGCTCCGACAGCCGCCTGA
- a CDS encoding cytochrome b/b6 domain-containing protein, giving the protein MEGAEARTSAKVATTDVLRFTRAVRWCHRATAVLMALCVGTALCLYVPGLAQLAGRRALMVTVHEWSGLLLPAPLLLGLASRALRADLRLLNRFGPHDRRWLRRARRARRPYPPLGEDWGRDAGKFNAGQKVFAAWIAGAVLVMAGTGLLMWFTGLTPLVWRTSATFVHDWLALAVGAVLAAHVGMAMAHPEARRAMRTGRADRAWARREHALWEPAQEDGHEHSRRGE; this is encoded by the coding sequence GTGGAGGGTGCTGAAGCGCGAACCTCCGCAAAGGTCGCCACTACCGACGTGCTGCGTTTCACCAGGGCCGTGCGCTGGTGCCATCGCGCCACGGCCGTGCTGATGGCGCTCTGCGTGGGCACCGCCCTGTGCCTCTACGTACCGGGGCTCGCCCAACTGGCCGGGCGCCGCGCCCTCATGGTCACCGTCCACGAGTGGTCCGGGCTGCTGCTGCCCGCACCGCTCCTGCTCGGGCTGGCCTCGCGCGCGCTCCGCGCCGATCTGCGCCTCCTCAACCGCTTCGGGCCTCACGACCGGCGATGGCTGCGGCGGGCCCGCCGCGCCCGCAGGCCGTATCCGCCACTGGGTGAGGACTGGGGCCGGGACGCGGGCAAGTTCAACGCCGGGCAGAAGGTCTTCGCCGCCTGGATCGCGGGCGCCGTGCTGGTGATGGCCGGGACCGGGCTGCTCATGTGGTTCACCGGGCTCACCCCGCTGGTGTGGCGTACGAGCGCGACGTTCGTGCACGACTGGCTCGCCCTGGCCGTCGGTGCCGTACTCGCCGCGCACGTCGGGATGGCAATGGCACACCCCGAGGCGCGCCGCGCCATGCGCACCGGCAGGGCCGACCGCGCGTGGGCGCGCCGCGAACACGCGCTCTGGGAGCCTGCTCAGGAGGACGGGCACGAGCACTCGCGGCGAGGCGAATGA